From the genome of Ornithobacterium rhinotracheale, one region includes:
- the radA gene encoding DNA repair protein RadA produces the protein MAKAKTVFYCQNCGTRHAQWLGKCNACGEWNTIVEEVVEKNTPATPWKDDGIKTPVLFNIHDIPKTNEARITTKNGELDRVLGGGLVLGSVVLLGGEPGIGKSTLLLQVALSLNHLKVLYVSGEESATQIKLRAERIGIGTDSCFVLTETQTQKIFKQAKEIQPNVLIIDSIQTLQTQLVESSPGSVSQIRECTAELIRFAKQTNTPVILVGHITKEGNIAGPKILEHMVDVVLQFEGERNHIYRLLRAQKNRFGSTAELGIYEMQGVGLREVSNPSEVLISAKDQPLSGNAVASTMEGMRPMLIEIQALVSTAVYGTPQRSTTGYDIKRLNMLLAVLEKRAGFQLGAKDVFLNITGGIRVDDPAIDLAVVCAILSSYENEALPDNCCFAAEVGLSGEIRPVSRVEQRISEAEKLGYDVIFISKYNKVNTSNFNIRVEMLGNIGDLYKLLF, from the coding sequence ATGGCTAAAGCTAAAACCGTTTTTTATTGTCAGAATTGTGGAACCCGCCATGCACAGTGGCTTGGAAAGTGCAATGCCTGTGGCGAGTGGAATACCATTGTAGAAGAAGTGGTGGAGAAAAATACCCCTGCCACACCATGGAAAGATGATGGCATAAAAACGCCCGTTTTGTTTAATATTCATGATATTCCTAAGACCAACGAAGCCAGAATTACTACCAAAAATGGTGAGCTCGATAGAGTTTTGGGCGGAGGATTGGTTTTAGGTTCTGTGGTGCTTTTGGGCGGAGAACCAGGCATTGGGAAATCTACGCTTTTGTTGCAAGTGGCTTTAAGCCTAAATCATTTAAAGGTTTTGTATGTTTCGGGAGAGGAAAGTGCCACACAGATTAAGCTTCGTGCCGAACGCATCGGGATCGGGACAGATTCTTGTTTTGTCTTGACTGAAACACAGACGCAAAAAATCTTTAAACAAGCCAAAGAAATTCAGCCCAATGTTTTAATTATAGATTCAATTCAAACATTGCAGACGCAATTGGTGGAATCTTCGCCAGGGAGTGTTTCGCAAATCAGGGAATGCACGGCAGAGCTCATTCGTTTTGCCAAGCAAACCAATACGCCCGTGATTTTGGTGGGGCATATTACTAAAGAAGGAAATATTGCAGGACCTAAAATATTGGAACACATGGTGGATGTGGTGCTGCAATTTGAGGGCGAAAGAAATCATATTTATAGATTATTGCGTGCACAGAAAAACCGATTTGGTTCTACGGCAGAATTAGGAATCTATGAAATGCAAGGCGTGGGATTGCGGGAGGTGAGCAACCCGAGTGAAGTTTTGATTTCGGCAAAAGACCAACCGCTCAGTGGAAATGCCGTGGCATCTACCATGGAGGGCATGCGGCCGATGTTGATCGAGATTCAAGCCTTGGTGAGCACCGCGGTATATGGCACGCCACAACGCTCCACCACGGGTTATGATATTAAAAGGCTTAATATGCTTTTGGCGGTGCTAGAAAAAAGAGCAGGCTTTCAATTGGGGGCCAAAGATGTGTTTTTGAACATCACGGGCGGCATCCGTGTAGATGATCCTGCGATAGATTTGGCGGTGGTTTGTGCAATTTTATCGTCTTATGAAAACGAAGCTTTGCCAGATAATTGTTGTTTTGCCGCAGAGGTGGGGTTAAGTGGGGAAATTAGACCCGTTAGTCGTGTGGAGCAGCGTATTTCCGAAGCCGAAAAATTAGGATATGATGTGATTTTTATTTCTAAATACAATAAAGTCAATACCTCAAATTTCAACATCAGGGTAGAGATGCTCGGCAATATTGGAGATTTATATAAATTGCTATTTTAA
- the greA gene encoding transcription elongation factor GreA — protein MANLQYVTKEGLDKLREELKYLESVERPRISQQIAEARDKGDLSENAEYDAAKEAQGLLESKISKLQDQVANARVIDKSQLDSSKVSILSTVKIKNLANGQEMKYTLVPETEADLKAGKIAVSTPIAKGLLGKELGEKAEIKLPNGNVLNFEITELSLGEE, from the coding sequence ATGGCAAATTTACAATATGTAACCAAAGAAGGTTTAGATAAATTGCGCGAAGAGCTAAAATATCTAGAAAGTGTTGAAAGACCAAGAATTTCTCAACAAATTGCCGAGGCTAGAGATAAAGGTGATTTGTCTGAAAATGCTGAATACGATGCAGCTAAAGAAGCACAAGGATTGCTAGAATCTAAAATTTCTAAATTGCAAGACCAAGTGGCCAATGCTCGTGTAATAGATAAATCTCAATTAGATTCCTCCAAGGTTTCCATCCTCTCTACCGTGAAAATCAAAAACTTGGCAAACGGACAAGAGATGAAATATACACTTGTTCCTGAAACTGAGGCTGACTTAAAAGCGGGAAAAATTGCAGTAAGCACCCCAATTGCCAAAGGTTTATTAGGCAAAGAATTGGGCGAAAAAGCTGAAATCAAGTTACCAAATGGTAATGTTTTAAATTTTGAAATCACTGAATTAAGTTTAGGAGAAGAATAA
- a CDS encoding HIT family protein, with the protein MASIFTKIINGEIPAYKIAENEDYIAFLDAFPIAKGHTLVVPKQETDRIWDLSPEQFNGLMAFAYKVAHAIEKSIDCNRVGVSVMGLEVPHAHVHLVPMNDMGDMNFANKIDISKDEMEEIRANIASNI; encoded by the coding sequence ATGGCAAGTATTTTCACCAAAATCATCAATGGAGAAATTCCTGCTTATAAAATCGCTGAAAACGAAGATTATATTGCGTTTTTAGACGCATTCCCTATTGCTAAAGGTCACACGCTTGTGGTTCCAAAACAAGAAACCGACCGAATTTGGGATTTATCTCCAGAGCAATTCAATGGCTTAATGGCTTTTGCTTACAAAGTGGCTCATGCTATCGAGAAAAGCATCGATTGCAATCGTGTGGGCGTTTCTGTCATGGGGCTAGAAGTACCACACGCACATGTGCACCTTGTGCCGATGAATGACATGGGCGACATGAATTTTGCCAATAAGATTGATATTTCCAAAGATGAAATGGAAGAAATCAGAGCAAATATTGCTAGCAATATTTAA
- the rfbD gene encoding dTDP-4-dehydrorhamnose reductase: MKQVLVTGGNGQLGSCIRKIASNYPDFKFTFTDVATLDITSPEAVKDFFAQNTFDFVINCAAYTAVDLAETEQEIARKVNADAVGYLAEASRLQDAWFIHISTDYVFDGGFSTPILPEEKTNPLNIYGKTKLAGEELAFANNPKTIVIRTAWVYSEFGKNFVKTMLRLFREKDELSVVNDQIGAPTNANDLAFAILSILEKNRLKSGIYHFTNEGEISWFDFASAIRELSQSSITIHPVDSTAFPTVAVRPKYSVLDLSSFKETFEQEIPDWKVSLEKLLQENDL, from the coding sequence ATGAAACAAGTTTTAGTTACAGGAGGAAACGGACAATTAGGAAGTTGTATTCGAAAAATAGCATCGAACTATCCAGATTTTAAATTTACTTTTACCGATGTCGCGACCTTAGACATTACTAGCCCAGAGGCGGTGAAAGACTTTTTTGCGCAAAATACATTTGATTTTGTGATCAATTGTGCCGCTTATACCGCGGTGGATTTGGCTGAGACAGAGCAAGAAATCGCACGAAAAGTAAATGCCGATGCCGTGGGCTATTTAGCCGAAGCGTCTCGTTTGCAAGATGCGTGGTTCATTCATATTTCTACGGATTATGTTTTTGATGGAGGTTTTTCTACACCTATATTGCCAGAGGAAAAAACAAATCCGCTCAATATTTATGGTAAAACCAAATTAGCGGGAGAGGAGCTAGCTTTTGCCAATAATCCCAAAACAATAGTAATCCGCACAGCTTGGGTGTATAGCGAGTTTGGCAAAAACTTCGTGAAAACAATGTTGAGATTATTCCGCGAAAAAGATGAGCTTTCTGTGGTGAATGATCAAATCGGGGCACCTACCAATGCGAATGATTTGGCGTTTGCGATTTTGTCTATTTTAGAAAAAAATCGTTTAAAATCTGGAATTTATCACTTTACCAATGAGGGGGAGATTTCTTGGTTCGATTTTGCTTCTGCAATTAGGGAGCTTTCGCAAAGTTCTATCACGATTCATCCCGTAGATTCTACGGCGTTTCCTACTGTGGCCGTGCGCCCGAAATACTCGGTGCTGGATTTGTCTAGTTTTAAAGAAACCTTTGAGCAGGAAATCCCAGATTGGAAAGTTAGCTTAGAGAAACTGCTGCAAGAAAATGATTTATAA
- a CDS encoding rhomboid family intramembrane serine protease yields MELINKLKNQFINGNIAIKLIYINVAIFLLGWIIRIFTPIHYLNLYFGLSPYSSDFWAKPWSLFTYMFLHYDVLHLLFNMLMLYFVSEFYFRYFGEKSFKIFYFVGGIVAGLFFMILNTFSVQSSNLIGASAAIYSVFFAMVAYQPNMELRLPFVQSPVKLLYIAIGLIVLGFLLNTDNLGGNVSHIGGALFGYLYMKQFEKGKDIFGKLAEKLNGLFSKKSHLKMNKNAKAESQTPPRDDYEYQDWKAEQEKNIDEILDKISRSGYNSLTKEEKDFLFKRGKKQ; encoded by the coding sequence ATGGAATTAATCAATAAATTAAAAAATCAATTTATAAACGGAAATATTGCCATTAAATTAATCTATATCAATGTAGCAATCTTTTTGCTAGGTTGGATTATCCGTATTTTTACCCCGATACATTATTTGAATTTGTATTTTGGGCTAAGCCCTTATAGCAGTGATTTCTGGGCAAAACCATGGAGCTTATTCACTTATATGTTTTTGCATTACGATGTATTGCATTTATTATTCAATATGCTTATGCTGTATTTTGTATCGGAATTCTATTTTAGATATTTTGGAGAAAAATCATTTAAAATCTTCTATTTTGTGGGAGGAATTGTTGCAGGATTATTTTTTATGATTTTAAACACATTCAGTGTGCAGTCATCAAATCTCATAGGTGCAAGTGCTGCAATTTATTCTGTATTTTTTGCGATGGTGGCATATCAGCCTAATATGGAATTGAGGCTCCCATTTGTGCAATCGCCAGTGAAGTTGCTGTACATAGCAATTGGTTTGATTGTACTTGGATTTTTATTAAATACCGATAATTTAGGCGGAAATGTTTCTCACATTGGAGGTGCTTTGTTTGGATATTTGTATATGAAGCAATTTGAAAAAGGAAAAGATATTTTTGGCAAATTGGCAGAAAAATTAAACGGATTATTCAGCAAAAAGAGTCATTTAAAAATGAATAAAAACGCTAAAGCTGAGAGCCAAACTCCTCCGAGAGATGACTACGAATATCAAGATTGGAAAGCCGAACAAGAGAAAAATATCGATGAAATTTTGGATAAAATTTCTCGTTCAGGTTACAATAGTTTGACTAAAGAGGAGAAAGATTTTCTTTTTAAACGAGGAAAAAAACAATAA
- a CDS encoding rhomboid family intramembrane serine protease, whose amino-acid sequence MFQRIAPITKNLIIINLLFYLATFVFSSTNGIDLREYLGAFYPLSDNFRSFQILSHMFMHGDLTHLFFNMLALFMFGSTVEMVLGPKRYVILYFASALGAYVLFNATNYLEAQQLIAAADLSPQQVALLSTLKPMMGIPGLETLSAIYSTPMVGASGAIFGVLIAFGMLFPNAVLMLIFPPIPIKAKYIIPLYVLLELVLAIQSNPGDNIAHYAHIGGAIIGFILIRNWKKTLPRWN is encoded by the coding sequence ATGTTTCAAAGAATAGCACCGATTACCAAGAATTTAATCATCATCAATTTGCTGTTTTATTTGGCAACCTTTGTGTTTTCTAGCACCAATGGAATAGATTTGAGAGAATATCTTGGGGCATTTTATCCGTTGTCGGATAACTTTAGAAGTTTTCAAATCCTGTCGCATATGTTCATGCACGGAGATTTGACACACTTGTTTTTCAATATGTTGGCGTTATTTATGTTCGGTTCTACTGTGGAAATGGTGCTTGGACCTAAAAGATATGTTATCCTCTATTTTGCTTCGGCTTTGGGGGCTTATGTTTTGTTTAATGCAACTAATTATCTTGAGGCACAACAACTTATTGCCGCAGCAGATTTGTCGCCACAACAAGTGGCATTGCTCTCAACGCTCAAGCCTATGATGGGAATCCCGGGGCTAGAGACGCTAAGTGCAATTTATTCAACGCCTATGGTAGGAGCCTCGGGCGCAATTTTTGGTGTTTTGATTGCGTTTGGAATGCTATTCCCAAATGCTGTTTTAATGCTTATTTTTCCGCCAATTCCTATCAAAGCTAAATACATTATTCCGCTTTATGTATTGCTAGAGCTTGTTCTGGCTATTCAGAGCAATCCAGGCGACAATATTGCACATTATGCACACATTGGTGGCGCAATTATCGGATTTATACTCATTAGAAACTGGAAAAAGACCTTACCAAGATGGAATTAA
- the mutL gene encoding DNA mismatch repair endonuclease MutL encodes MSDIIQLLPPQVANQIAAGEVVQRPASVVKELLENAVDAGATQIQLIVKDAGRTIVQVIDNGKGMSVTDARMAFERHATSKIHTSDDIFKIMTKGFRGEALASIAAVAQVELKTKQDEDTVGTCVQISGGDFESQEPAVTQKGSIISVKNLFYNVPARRNFLKSNAVEFRHILDEFHRVALSHENIDFTLIHNDEEIFRLTKANLAQRVLHIFGRKIEGQLVPISEETDIVKITGYVGKPNIAKKSRGEQFFFVNHRFIKSNYLHKSIQNAFEDLIPKGNHPSYFIFLELPPEKIDINIHPTKTEIKFEDEYSIFAQLRAATKHALGQYQVTPPLDFDSTVQIDVPILDKRKDISYPEISVDKTYNPFEVETPPVAPSSGVPKSGGFSYSPPPRPKSAGGSYDYYDLLSGEEELQTTFVPQEEIQETSQVLQWNNAYIVATYKGDLLLVDQHRAHQTILFYNFKNLAQKNTLSQQLLFPIEYPLNEKEKSLLNESLSDWLSFGFDMEVQGDVCLVNAIPSEISQENMIEILQHFFEEESVDDLGELKEHLCRIMAKSAAVKKGTTLNEAEINHLVQELFKLEQFNYSPFGKKIYYSLSLQEIQKKLD; translated from the coding sequence ATGAGCGATATCATTCAATTATTGCCCCCACAGGTAGCCAACCAAATTGCTGCGGGAGAAGTAGTGCAGCGTCCGGCCTCTGTGGTAAAAGAATTGCTTGAAAATGCAGTAGATGCAGGTGCTACCCAAATACAATTGATCGTGAAAGATGCAGGGCGCACGATCGTGCAAGTAATCGATAATGGCAAAGGCATGTCGGTAACCGATGCGCGTATGGCGTTTGAGCGTCACGCAACTTCCAAAATTCACACCAGTGATGATATTTTTAAAATCATGACTAAAGGTTTTCGTGGCGAAGCCTTGGCATCCATCGCAGCGGTGGCGCAAGTGGAGCTAAAGACTAAACAAGACGAAGATACGGTGGGAACTTGCGTGCAGATTAGCGGTGGCGATTTTGAAAGCCAAGAGCCTGCAGTTACACAAAAAGGGAGCATTATTTCTGTGAAAAATTTATTTTACAATGTTCCTGCGCGTCGTAATTTCTTGAAATCAAATGCCGTAGAATTTCGCCATATTTTAGATGAATTTCATCGCGTGGCACTTTCGCACGAAAATATAGATTTTACCTTGATTCACAACGACGAAGAAATTTTTAGGCTCACAAAAGCAAATTTAGCACAACGCGTTTTGCACATTTTTGGTCGCAAAATCGAAGGTCAGCTAGTGCCTATTTCCGAAGAAACCGATATTGTAAAGATTACTGGCTATGTGGGAAAGCCCAATATTGCCAAAAAATCACGAGGCGAACAATTTTTCTTTGTGAATCATAGATTCATTAAGAGTAATTATTTGCACAAAAGCATACAAAACGCTTTTGAGGATTTAATACCCAAGGGCAATCATCCCAGTTATTTTATTTTTTTGGAGCTTCCGCCTGAAAAAATCGACATCAATATTCACCCGACCAAAACTGAAATTAAGTTTGAAGATGAATACAGTATTTTTGCTCAATTAAGAGCTGCAACAAAGCATGCTCTCGGGCAATATCAAGTAACGCCACCTTTGGATTTTGATTCTACGGTACAAATAGATGTCCCGATTTTGGATAAAAGAAAAGATATTTCTTATCCAGAAATTTCGGTGGATAAAACTTACAATCCCTTTGAAGTGGAAACGCCACCCGTGGCACCAAGTTCTGGCGTGCCTAAGAGCGGAGGTTTTAGCTATTCGCCGCCCCCTAGACCAAAATCTGCGGGAGGTAGCTATGATTATTATGATTTATTGTCGGGAGAGGAAGAATTGCAAACCACTTTTGTGCCACAAGAGGAAATTCAAGAAACAAGCCAAGTCTTGCAGTGGAATAATGCGTATATCGTAGCCACATACAAGGGCGATTTGCTTTTGGTCGATCAGCACCGTGCGCATCAGACTATTTTGTTTTATAATTTCAAAAATTTAGCCCAGAAAAACACTTTAAGCCAGCAATTGCTTTTCCCGATTGAATATCCACTCAATGAGAAAGAAAAAAGTTTGCTCAACGAGTCTCTTTCAGATTGGTTAAGCTTTGGATTTGACATGGAAGTGCAGGGCGATGTTTGCTTGGTCAATGCCATTCCGTCTGAAATTTCTCAAGAAAATATGATTGAAATTTTACAACATTTTTTTGAGGAAGAATCCGTAGATGATTTGGGAGAGCTCAAAGAACATTTGTGCCGAATCATGGCTAAAAGTGCTGCAGTGAAAAAGGGAACTACGCTCAACGAGGCAGAAATTAATCATTTGGTACAAGAATTGTTTAAGCTAGAGCAATTTAATTATAGCCCTTTCGGGAAAAAAATATATTATTCACTTTCTTTACAAGAGATTCAAAAAAAATTAGACTAA
- a CDS encoding GH3 auxin-responsive promoter family protein, producing the protein MVTIVNKIASFVVNSYVNKVEEIRMQPIEAQQRVFKYLIERGKGTQYGQKFDFKNIKTYEDFKEKVPVVIYEELEPEIERARRGAADVLWPGKVQWFAKSSGTTNAKSKFIPITKESLEQNHFTSGKMLFANYLENHPNTAMFTKKNLRIGGSADLYQEYGTKYGDLSAIMIDNLPFWADYMNTPNKEISLLSDWNVKLDAIAQAAIKDSVGSLTGVPSWMLVLLNHCLSLTGKEHLHEIWPDLEVFFHGGISFKPYLKNYEEICGKEMRYYEIYNASEGYFSMQDLPDSKDMLLMLNTGIFFEFIPMEEEALKARKAVPLQEVELNKNYAIVISTIGGLWRYMIGDTVKFKSINPYRIVVSGRTKHYINAFGEEIIIENAEEALDFASSETGAKIKEYTGAPIFMHDKEKGAHEWVIEFEREPNDFEQFKILFDQKLKEINSDYEAKRYNNMTLNFPSIHMGRKDLFYDWMESRGKLGGQNKVPRLCNDREYIDPLLRLNQTES; encoded by the coding sequence ATGGTAACAATCGTAAACAAAATTGCATCTTTTGTCGTTAATTCTTATGTCAATAAGGTAGAAGAAATTCGTATGCAGCCCATTGAGGCACAGCAGCGTGTATTCAAGTATTTGATAGAGAGAGGGAAGGGAACGCAGTATGGGCAAAAGTTTGATTTTAAAAATATAAAAACCTACGAGGATTTTAAAGAAAAAGTGCCCGTGGTGATTTATGAAGAATTGGAGCCAGAAATTGAACGCGCACGCCGAGGCGCAGCCGATGTGCTCTGGCCAGGAAAGGTGCAATGGTTTGCCAAATCTTCGGGAACGACCAATGCCAAAAGTAAGTTCATCCCAATTACCAAAGAATCTTTGGAACAAAACCATTTTACTTCTGGTAAAATGCTTTTTGCCAATTATTTAGAAAATCATCCCAATACTGCGATGTTTACCAAGAAGAATTTGCGCATTGGGGGAAGTGCCGATTTATACCAAGAATATGGTACCAAGTATGGTGACTTGTCTGCAATTATGATTGATAATTTGCCATTTTGGGCAGATTACATGAATACACCAAATAAAGAAATTTCGCTACTCAGCGATTGGAATGTAAAGCTAGATGCCATTGCACAAGCAGCAATCAAGGACAGTGTGGGGTCGCTCACGGGCGTTCCGTCGTGGATGCTGGTGTTGCTCAACCATTGTTTAAGCCTTACGGGCAAGGAGCATTTACACGAGATTTGGCCAGATTTGGAAGTGTTTTTTCACGGAGGAATCAGTTTTAAGCCTTATTTAAAAAACTATGAAGAAATTTGTGGAAAAGAGATGAGGTATTACGAAATTTATAACGCGTCTGAGGGCTATTTTTCTATGCAGGATTTGCCCGATAGCAAGGACATGCTTTTAATGCTAAACACAGGGATTTTCTTTGAATTTATCCCGATGGAAGAGGAGGCTTTAAAGGCGAGAAAAGCAGTGCCATTGCAAGAAGTAGAGCTAAATAAAAACTATGCAATTGTGATTTCTACCATCGGCGGGTTGTGGCGTTATATGATTGGCGATACTGTGAAGTTTAAATCAATTAATCCGTATAGGATCGTTGTTTCTGGTCGCACCAAACACTATATCAATGCCTTTGGCGAAGAAATTATTATAGAAAATGCAGAGGAAGCTTTGGACTTTGCGTCCAGCGAAACGGGGGCTAAAATTAAAGAATACACGGGTGCACCAATTTTTATGCACGATAAAGAAAAAGGAGCACATGAATGGGTGATTGAATTTGAGCGAGAGCCAAACGATTTTGAGCAGTTTAAAATTCTTTTTGACCAAAAGCTGAAAGAAATAAATTCGGACTATGAGGCAAAACGCTACAACAACATGACTTTGAATTTCCCGAGCATTCACATGGGGCGAAAAGATTTATTTTACGACTGGATGGAAAGCCGAGGCAAATTGGGCGGACAAAATAAAGTGCCACGCCTTTGTAACGACCGAGAGTATATAGACCCGCTATTACGCCTAAACCAAACAGAATCTTGA
- the rny gene encoding ribonuclease Y, giving the protein MEYIIGIIGLLVGALIAYALTKKQVDNRGEILYNEAKEKAVALEKEANRIKLEAESKLKEATTEGESIKKEKILQAKEKFLELKAQHEEAVNQREKKISDREKIIKEKEHKLNEGLAELKKNRKSLTSEIEVFEERRVALNRKIEEVNANHKRQVELLEKISGYSADEAREELVQSLKDEAKTKAQAHIQEIMDEANMNAREEARKIVIQSIQRIGTEQAVENAVSVFNLENDDIKGRIIGREGRNIRAIEAATGVEIIVDDTPEAIVLSCFDPIRREIARLSMHKLVTDGRIHPGRIEEVVAKTTKQIEEEIVNVGKKTVIDLGIHGLNPELIRIIGRMKYRSSYGQNLLQHSREVAHIAGTLAAELGLNAKLAKRAGLLHDIGKVPEQESELPHALLGMQWAEKFGENPEVVNAIGAHHDEIEMTSLLAPIVQVADAISGARPGARRQVVESYIQRLKDLENTALGFEGVQKAYAIQAGRELRVMVDCDKVDDAKANELSFLITDKIQNEMTYPGQVKVTVIRETRAINIAK; this is encoded by the coding sequence ATGGAATACATAATAGGAATTATAGGATTACTCGTGGGCGCGCTCATAGCCTACGCCCTTACCAAAAAACAAGTCGATAACAGAGGGGAAATTCTCTACAACGAGGCAAAGGAAAAAGCCGTAGCGCTAGAGAAGGAAGCCAATCGCATAAAACTCGAAGCCGAAAGCAAGCTTAAAGAAGCCACTACCGAGGGCGAAAGCATTAAGAAAGAAAAAATCTTGCAGGCCAAAGAGAAATTTTTGGAACTAAAAGCGCAGCACGAAGAGGCTGTAAACCAAAGGGAAAAGAAAATCTCCGATAGAGAGAAAATCATCAAAGAAAAAGAGCACAAGCTAAACGAAGGCTTAGCAGAACTTAAGAAAAATAGAAAATCACTCACCTCAGAAATTGAAGTATTTGAGGAGCGAAGAGTGGCCCTTAACCGAAAAATTGAAGAAGTAAATGCCAACCATAAGCGCCAAGTAGAGTTGCTGGAAAAAATCTCAGGATACTCAGCCGATGAAGCGCGCGAGGAATTAGTCCAATCCCTCAAAGATGAGGCTAAAACCAAAGCCCAAGCCCATATCCAAGAAATTATGGACGAGGCCAATATGAACGCCCGAGAGGAGGCTCGCAAAATCGTAATCCAATCCATTCAGCGCATAGGCACAGAGCAAGCCGTGGAAAACGCCGTATCCGTTTTTAACCTTGAAAACGATGATATCAAAGGCCGAATCATTGGTCGAGAAGGTAGAAACATCAGAGCCATAGAAGCTGCCACTGGCGTAGAAATCATTGTAGATGATACCCCAGAGGCCATTGTACTTTCGTGTTTTGACCCCATTCGCAGAGAAATCGCACGCTTATCTATGCATAAGCTTGTAACCGATGGCCGAATCCACCCAGGCAGAATCGAAGAAGTGGTGGCAAAAACAACGAAGCAAATAGAAGAAGAAATCGTAAATGTAGGTAAAAAAACCGTGATAGACCTCGGTATTCACGGCCTAAACCCAGAGCTTATTCGTATCATTGGGCGTATGAAATACCGCTCATCTTATGGGCAAAACTTGCTACAACATTCCCGTGAAGTAGCACACATAGCAGGCACGCTCGCTGCCGAGTTAGGGCTAAATGCCAAGCTCGCCAAGCGCGCAGGCTTGTTGCACGATATAGGTAAAGTGCCAGAGCAAGAATCAGAACTACCACACGCCTTGCTAGGTATGCAGTGGGCAGAGAAATTTGGCGAAAATCCAGAAGTTGTAAACGCCATCGGTGCACACCACGATGAGATTGAAATGACCTCGCTACTTGCCCCCATCGTACAAGTAGCAGATGCCATCAGTGGAGCGCGTCCAGGTGCGCGCCGCCAAGTAGTAGAGTCCTACATTCAGCGACTTAAAGATTTGGAAAACACAGCGCTAGGTTTTGAGGGCGTACAGAAAGCTTATGCCATTCAAGCGGGTAGAGAGCTGCGCGTAATGGTAGATTGCGACAAGGTAGACGATGCCAAAGCCAATGAACTTTCATTCCTGATTACTGATAAAATCCAAAATGAAATGACTTACCCAGGGCAGGTGAAAGTTACCGTAATCCGCGAAACACGCGCCATCAATATTGCGAAATAA